One genomic window of Equus caballus isolate H_3958 breed thoroughbred chromosome 6, TB-T2T, whole genome shotgun sequence includes the following:
- the CHD4 gene encoding chromodomain-helicase-DNA-binding protein 4 isoform X15, which produces MASGLGSPSPCSAGSEEEDMDALLSNSLPPPHPENEEDPEEDLSETETPKLKKKKKPKKPRDPKIPKSKRQKKELGDSSGEGPEFVEEEEEVALRSDSEGSDYTPGKKKKKKLGPKKEKKSKSKRKEEEEEDDDDDDSKEPKSSAQLLEDWGMEDIDHVFSEEDYRTLTNYKAFSQFVRPLIAAKNPKIAVSKMMMVLGAKWREFSTNNPFKGSSGASVAAAAAAAVAVVESMVTATEVAPPPPPVEVPIRKAKTKEGKGPNARRKPKGSPRVPDAKKPKPKKVAPLKIKLGGFGSKRKRSSSEDDDLDVESDFDDASINSYSVSDGSTSRSSRSRKKLRTTKKKKKDHQDYCEVCQQGGEIILCDTCPRAYHMVCLDPDMEKAPEGKWSCPHCEKEGIQWEAKEDNSEGEEILEEVGGDPEEEDDHHMEFCRVCKDGGELLCCDTCPSSYHIHCLNPPLPEIPNGEWLCPRCTCPALKGKVQKILIWKWGQPPSPTPVPRPPDADPNTPSPKPLEGRPERQFFVKWQGMSYWHCSWVSELQLELHCQVMFRNYQRKNDMDEPPSGDFGGDEEKSRKRKNKDPKFAEMEERFYRYGIKPEWMMIHRILNHSVDKKGHVHYLIKWRDLPYDQASWESEDVEIQDYDLFKQSYWNHRELMRGEEGRPGKKLKKVKLRKLERPPETPTVDPTVKYERQPEYLDATGGTLHPYQMEGLNWLRFSWAQGTDTILADEMGLGKTVQTAVFLYSLYKEGHSKGPFLVSAPLSTIINWEREFEMWAPDMYVVTYVGDKDSRAIIRENEFSFEDNAIRGGKKASRMKKEASVKFHVLLTSYELITIDMAILGSIDWACLIVDEAHRLKNNQSKFFRVLNGYSLQHKLLLTGTPLQNNLEELFHLLNFLTPERFHNLEGFLEEFADIAKEDQIKKLHDMLGPHMLRRLKADVFKNMPSKTELIVRVELSPMQKKYYKYILTRNFEALNARGGGNQVSLLNVVMDLKKCCNHPYLFPVAAMEAPKMPNGMYDGSALIRASGKLLLLQKMLKNLKEGGHRVLIFSQMTKMLDLLEDFLEHEGYKYERIDGGITGNMRQEAIDRFNAPGAQQFCFLLSTRAGGLGINLATADTVIIYDSDWNPHNDIQAFSRAHRIGQNKKVMIYRFVTRASVEERITQVAKKKMMLTHLVVRPGLGSKTGSMSKQELDDILKFGTEELFKDEATDGGGDNKEGEDSSVIHYDDKAIERLLDRNQDETEDTELQGMNEYLSSFKVAQYVVREEEMGEEEVEREIIKQEESVDPDYWEKLLRHHYEQQQEDLARNLGKGKRIRKQVNYNDGSQEDRDWQDDQSDNQSDYSVASEEGDEDFDERSEAPRRPSRKGLRNDKDKPLPPLLARVGGNIEVLGFNARQRKAFLNAIMRYGMPPQDAFTTQWLVRDLRGKSEKEFKAYVSLFMRHLCEPGADGAETFADGVPREGLSRQHVLTRIGVMSLIRKKVQEFEHVNGRWSMPELAEVEENKKMSQPGSPSPKTPTPSTPGDTQPNTPAPAPPAEDGIKIEENSVKEEESAEGEKEVKSAAPEATAECTQPPAPASEDEKVLVEPPEGEEKVEKAEVKERTDEPMETEPKGVADVEKVEEKSAIDLTPIVVEDKEEKKEEEEKKEVMLQNGETPKDLNDEKQKKNIKQRFMFNIADGGFTELHSLWQNEERAATVTKKTYEIWHRRHDYWLLAGIINHGYARWQDIQNDPRYAILNEPFKGEMNRGNFLEIKNKFLARRFKLLEQALVIEEQLRRAAYLNMSEDPSHPSMALNTRFAEVECLAESHQHLSKESMAGNKPANAVLHKGILKQLEELLSDMKADVTRLPATIARIPPVAVRLQMSERNILSRLANRAPEPTPQQVAQQQ; this is translated from the exons ACCCCTCATTGCTGCCAAAAACCCCAAGATTGCTGTGTCCAAGATGATGATGGTTTTGGGTGCAAAGTGGCGGGAGTTCAGCACCAACAACCCCTTCAAAGGCAGTTCTGGGGCTTCAGTggcagcggcggcagcggcagcAGTGGCTGTGGTGGAGAGCATGGTGACAGCCACTGAGGTTGCACCACCTCCTCCCCCTGTGGAGGTGCCTATCCGCAAAGCCAAGACCAAGGAGGGCAAAG GTCCTAATGCTCGTAGGAAGCCCAAAGGCAGTCCTCGTGTACCTGATGCCAAGAAGCCTAAACCGAAGAAAGTAGCTCCGCTGAAAATCAAGCTGGGAGGTTTTGGTTCTAAGCGTAAGAGATCTTCG AGTGAGGACGACGACTTGGATGTGGAGTCTGACTTCGATGATGCCAGTATCAATAGCTATTCTGTTTCTGATGGTTCCACCAGCCGCAGTAGCCGCAGCCGCAAGAAACTCCGgaccactaaaaagaaaaagaaag ACCACCAGGACTATTGCGAGGTGTGCCAGCAAGGCGGTGAGATCATCCTGTGTGATACCTGTCCGCGAGCTTACCACATGGTCTGCCTGGATCCAGATATGGAGAAGGCTCCTGAGGGCAAGTGGAGCTGCCCCCACTGT GAGAAGGAAGGCATCCAGTGGGAGGCTAAGGAGGACAattcagagggagaggagatcctgGAAGAGGTTGGGGGAGACCCTGAAGAAGAGGATGACCACCATATGGAATTCTGTCGGGTCTGCAAGGATGGTGGGGAGCTGCTCTGCTGTGACACTTGTCCTTCCTCCTACCACATCCACTGCCTGAACCCCCCGCTTCCAGAGATCCCCAATGGTGAATGGCTCTGTCCCCGTTGTACG tgtccAGCTCTTAAGGGCAAAGTTCAGAAGATCCTAATCTGGAAGTGGGGTCAGCCACCATCTCCCACACCGGTGCCTCGACCTCCAGATGCTGATCCCAATACTCCCTCTCCCAAGCCGTTGGAGGGGCGGCCAGAGCGGCAGTTCTTTGTGAAATGGCAAGGCATGTCTTATTGGCACTGCTCCTGGGTGTCTGAACTGCAG TTGGAGCTGCACTGTCAAGTGATGTTCCGCAACTATCAGCGGAAGAATGATATGGATGAGCCACCTTCTGGGGACTTTGGTGGTGATGAAGAGAAGAGCCGAAAGCGAAAGAACAAGGACCCTAAATTTGCAGAGATGGAGGAACGCTTCTATCGCTATGGGATAAAACCTGAGTGGATGATGATCCACCGAATTCTCAACCACAG TGTGGACAAGAAGGGCCATGTTCACTACTTGATCAAGTGGCGAGATTTGCCCTATGATCAGGCATCCTGGgagagtgaggatgtggagatacAGGACTATGACCTGTTCAAGCAGAGTTATTGGAATCACAG GGAGTTAATGAGGGGTGAGGAAGGACGACCAGGCAAGAAACTCAAGAAGGTGAAGCTAAGGAAGTTGGAGAGGCCTCCTGAAACTCCAACAGTCGAT CCAACAGTGAAGTATGAGCGACAGCCAGAGTACCTGGATGCTACAGGTGGAACCCTGCACCCCTATCAAATGGAGGGCTTGAATTGGTTGCGCTTCTCCTGGGCTCAGGGCACTGATACCATCTTGGCTGATGAGATGGGCCTTGGGAAGACTGTCCAGAcagcagtcttcctctattcccTCTACAAGGAG GGTCATTCCAAAGGCCCCTTCCTAGTGAGTGCCCCTCTTTCTACCATCATCAACTGGGAGCGGGAGTTTGAGATGTGGGCTCCAGATATGTATGTGGTGACCTATGTGGGAGACAAAGATAGCCGTGCCATCATCCGAGAGAATGAGTTCTCCTTTGAAGACAACGCCATTCGTGGTGGCAAGAAGGCCTCTCGCATGAAG AAAGAGGCATCTGTGAAATTCCATGTGCTGCTGACATCCTATGAGTTGATCACCATTGACATGGCTATCTTGGGGTCTATTGACTGGGCCTGCCTCATCGTGGATGAAGCCCATCGGCTTAAGAACAATCAGTCTAAG TTCTTCCGGGTCTTAAATGGTTACTCACTCCAGCACAAGCTGTTACTGACTGGGACTCCATTACAAAACAATCTAGAAGAGTTGTTTCATCTGCTCAACTTTCTCACCCCCGAGAGGTTCCA CAATTtggaaggtttcctggaggagtTTGCTGACATTGCCAAAGAGGACCAGATTAAAAAACTGCATGACATGCTAGGGCCTCACATGTTGCGGCGGCTCAAAGCTGATGTGTTCAAGAATATGCCATCCAAGACAGAGCTGATTGTGCGTGTGGAACTGAGCCCTATGCAGAA GAAATACTACAAGTACATCCTCACTCGAAATTTTGAGGCACTCAATGCTCGAGGTGGTGGCAACCAGGTCTCTCTGCTAAATGTGGTGATGGATCTTAAGAAGTGCTGCAATCACCCATATCTCTTCCCTGTAGCTGCAATG gaAGCCCCTAAGATGCCTAATGGCATGTATGATGGCAGTGCCCTAATCAGAGCATCTGGGAAATTATTGCTGCTACAGAAGATGCTCAAGAACCTTAAGGAGGGTGGGCACCGTGTACTCATCTTCTCCCAG ATGACCAAGATGCTGGACCTACTAGAGGATTTCTTGGAACATGAAGGTTATAAGTATGAACGTATTGATGGTGGAATCACTGGGAACATGCGTCAAGAGGCCATTGACCGCTTCAATG caccgGGTGCTCAGCAGTTCTGCTTCTTGCTTTCCACTCGAGCTGGGGGCCTTGGAATCAATCTGGCCACTGCTGACACAGTTATTATCTATGACTCTGACTGGAACCCCCATAATGACATCCAG GCCTTTAGCAGAGCTCACCGTATTGGGCAAAATAAGAAGGTGATGATCTATCGGTTTGTGACCCGTGCGTCAGTGGAGGAGCGCATCACGCAGGTGGCAAAGAAGAAGATGATGCTGACGCATCTAGTGGTTCGGCCTGGGCTGGGCTCCAAGACTGGATCCATGTCCAAACAGGAGCTTGACGACATCCTCAAATTTGGCACTGAGGAACTATTCAAGGACGAAGCTACAGATGGAG GAGGAGACAACAAAGAGGGAGAAGATAGTAGTGTTATCCACTATGATGATAAGGCCATTGAAAGACTGCTGGACCGTAACCAGGATGAGACTGAAGATACAGAATTGCAGGGCATGAATGAATATTTGAGCTCATTCAAAGTGGCCCAGTATGTGGTGCGGGAAGAAGAAATGGGG gaagaggaggtagAACGGGAAAtcataaaacaagaagaaagtgtGGATCCTGACTACTGGGAGAAATTGCTGCGGCACCATTATGAGCAGCAGCAAGAAGATCTGGCCCGAAATCTgggcaaaggaaaaagaatccGTAAACAGGTCAACTACAATGATGGCTCCCAGGAGGACCGAG atTGGCAGGACGACCAGTCCGACAACCAGTCCGATTATTCAGTGGCCTCAGAGGAAGGTGATGAAGACTTTGATGAACGTTCAGAAG CTCCCCGCAGGCCCAGTCGTAAGGGCCTGCGGAACGATAAAGATAAGCCATTGCCTCCTCTGTTGGCCCGTGTTGGTGGGAATATTGAA GTACTTGGTTTTAATGCTCGTCAGCGAAAAGCCTTTCTTAATGCAATTATGcgatatgggatgccacctcaggatGCTTTTACCACCCAGTGGCTTGTGAGAGATCTGCGAGGCAAATCAGAGAAAGAGTTCAA GGCTTACGTCTCTCTTTTTATGCGGCATTTATGTGAGCCGGGAGCAGATGGGGCTGAGACCTTTGCTGATGGTGTCCCCAGAGAAGGCCTGTCTCGCCAGCACGTTCTTACCAGGATTGGTGTTATGTCCTTGATTCGCAAGAAG GTTCAGGAGTTTGAACATGTTAATGGGCGCTGGAGCATGCCTGAACTTGCTGAagtagaggaaaacaaaaaaatgtccCAGCCCGGGTCACCTTCCCCCAAGACTCCTACACCCTCCACTCCAGGGGACACGCAACCCAATACTCCTGCACCTGCTCCACCTGCCG AGGATGggataaaaatagaggaaaatagcGTCAAAGAAGAGGAGAGtgcagaaggagaaaaggaggttAAATCTGCAGCCCCTGAGGCCACCGCTGAG tgtacacagccccctgcccctgcctcagaGGATGAAAAGGTCCTTGTTGAACCtcctgagggagaagagaaggtggaaaaggcagaGGTGAAGGAGAGAACAGACGAACCTATGGAGACAGAGCCCAAAG GTGTTGCTGATGTGGAAAAGGTGGAGGAGAAGTCAGCAATAGATCTCACCCCCATTGTGGTAGAGGACAAAG aagagaagaaagaagaagaagagaaaaaagaggtgaTGCTTCAGAATGGAGAGACTCCCAAGGACCTGAATGatgagaagcagaagaaaaatattaagcagCGTTTCATGTTCAACATCGCAGATGGTGGTTTTACTG AGTTGCATTCCCTTTGGCAGAATGAGGAGCGGGCAGCCACAGTCACCAAGAAGACTTACGAGATCTGGCATCGACGGCATGACTACTGGCTGCTGGCTGGCATCATAAA CCATGGCTATGCTCGGTGGCAGGACATCCAGAATGACCCACGTTATGCCATCCTCAATGAGCCTTTCAAGGGTGAAATGAACCGTGGCAATTTCTTAGAGATCAAGAATAAATTCCTAGCCCGAAGGTTCAAG CTCTTAGAACAAGCCCTGGTGATTGAGGAACAGCTGCGCCGGGCAGCTTACCTGAACATGTCAGAGGACCCCTCTCACCCTTCCATGGCCCTAAACACCCGCTTTGCTGAGGTGGAGTGTTTGGCGGAGAGTCATCAGCACCTGTCCAAGGAGTCAATGGCAGGAAACAAGCCAGCCAATGCAGTCCTGCACAAAGGTA TTCTGAAACAGCTAGAAGAGCTGCTGAGTGACATGAAAGCCGATGTGACTCGACTCCCAGCTACTATTGCCCGAATTCCCCCAGTTGCTGTGCGGCTACAGATGTCAGAGCGTAACATTCTCAGCCGCCTGGCAAATCGAGCACCTGAACCTACTCCACAGCAG GTAGCCCAGCAGCAGTGA
- the CHD4 gene encoding chromodomain-helicase-DNA-binding protein 4 isoform X8, producing the protein MASGLGSPSPCSAGSEEEDMDALLSNSLPPPHPENEEDPEEDLSETETPKLKKKKKPKKPRDPKIPKSKRQKKELGDSSGEGPEFVEEEEEVALRSDSEGSDYTPGKKKKKKLGPKKEKKSKSKRKEEEEEDDDDDDSKEPKSSAQLLEDWGMEDIDHVFSEEDYRTLTNYKAFSQFVRPLIAAKNPKIAVSKMMMVLGAKWREFSTNNPFKGSSGASVAAAAAAAVAVVESMVTATEVAPPPPPVEVPIRKAKTKEGKGPNARRKPKGSPRVPDAKKPKPKKVAPLKIKLGGFGSKRKRSSSEDDDLDVESDFDDASINSYSVSDGSTSRSSRSRKKLRTTKKKKKGEEEVTAVDGYETDHQDYCEVCQQGGEIILCDTCPRAYHMVCLDPDMEKAPEGKWSCPHCEKEGIQWEAKEDNSEGEEILEEVGGDPEEEDDHHMEFCRVCKDGGELLCCDTCPSSYHIHCLNPPLPEIPNGEWLCPRCTCPALKGKVQKILIWKWGQPPSPTPVPRPPDADPNTPSPKPLEGRPERQFFVKWQGMSYWHCSWVSELQLELHCQVMFRNYQRKNDMDEPPSGDFGGDEEKSRKRKNKDPKFAEMEERFYRYGIKPEWMMIHRILNHSVDKKGHVHYLIKWRDLPYDQASWESEDVEIQDYDLFKQSYWNHRELMRGEEGRPGKKLKKVKLRKLERPPETPTVDPTVKYERQPEYLDATGGTLHPYQMEGLNWLRFSWAQGTDTILADEMGLGKTVQTAVFLYSLYKEGHSKGPFLVSAPLSTIINWEREFEMWAPDMYVVTYVGDKDSRAIIRENEFSFEDNAIRGGKKASRMKKEASVKFHVLLTSYELITIDMAILGSIDWACLIVDEAHRLKNNQSKFFRVLNGYSLQHKLLLTGTPLQNNLEELFHLLNFLTPERFHNLEGFLEEFADIAKEDQIKKLHDMLGPHMLRRLKADVFKNMPSKTELIVRVELSPMQKKYYKYILTRNFEALNARGGGNQVSLLNVVMDLKKCCNHPYLFPVAAMEAPKMPNGMYDGSALIRASGKLLLLQKMLKNLKEGGHRVLIFSQMTKMLDLLEDFLEHEGYKYERIDGGITGNMRQEAIDRFNAPGAQQFCFLLSTRAGGLGINLATADTVIIYDSDWNPHNDIQAFSRAHRIGQNKKVMIYRFVTRASVEERITQVAKKKMMLTHLVVRPGLGSKTGSMSKQELDDILKFGTEELFKDEATDGGGDNKEGEDSSVIHYDDKAIERLLDRNQDETEDTELQGMNEYLSSFKVAQYVVREEEMGEEEVEREIIKQEESVDPDYWEKLLRHHYEQQQEDLARNLGKGKRIRKQVNYNDGSQEDRDWQDDQSDNQSDYSVASEEGDEDFDERSEAPRRPSRKGLRNDKDKPLPPLLARVGGNIEVLGFNARQRKAFLNAIMRYGMPPQDAFTTQWLVRDLRGKSEKEFKAYVSLFMRHLCEPGADGAETFADGVPREGLSRQHVLTRIGVMSLIRKKVQEFEHVNGRWSMPELAEVEENKKMSQPGSPSPKTPTPSTPGDTQPNTPAPAPPAEDGIKIEENSVKEEESAEGEKEVKSAAPEATAECTQPPAPASEDEKVLVEPPEGEEKVEKAEVKERTDEPMETEPKGVADVEKVEEKSAIDLTPIVVEDKEEKKEEEEKKEVMLQNGETPKDLNDEKQKKNIKQRFMFNIADGGFTELHSLWQNEERAATVTKKTYEIWHRRHDYWLLAGIINHGYARWQDIQNDPRYAILNEPFKGEMNRGNFLEIKNKFLARRFKLLEQALVIEEQLRRAAYLNMSEDPSHPSMALNTRFAEVECLAESHQHLSKESMAGNKPANAVLHKGILKQLEELLSDMKADVTRLPATIARIPPVAVRLQMSERNILSRLANRAPEPTPQQVAQQQ; encoded by the exons ACCCCTCATTGCTGCCAAAAACCCCAAGATTGCTGTGTCCAAGATGATGATGGTTTTGGGTGCAAAGTGGCGGGAGTTCAGCACCAACAACCCCTTCAAAGGCAGTTCTGGGGCTTCAGTggcagcggcggcagcggcagcAGTGGCTGTGGTGGAGAGCATGGTGACAGCCACTGAGGTTGCACCACCTCCTCCCCCTGTGGAGGTGCCTATCCGCAAAGCCAAGACCAAGGAGGGCAAAG GTCCTAATGCTCGTAGGAAGCCCAAAGGCAGTCCTCGTGTACCTGATGCCAAGAAGCCTAAACCGAAGAAAGTAGCTCCGCTGAAAATCAAGCTGGGAGGTTTTGGTTCTAAGCGTAAGAGATCTTCG AGTGAGGACGACGACTTGGATGTGGAGTCTGACTTCGATGATGCCAGTATCAATAGCTATTCTGTTTCTGATGGTTCCACCAGCCGCAGTAGCCGCAGCCGCAAGAAACTCCGgaccactaaaaagaaaaagaaag GCGAGGAGGAGGTGACTGCTGTGGATGGTTATGAGACAGACCACCAGGACTATTGCGAGGTGTGCCAGCAAGGCGGTGAGATCATCCTGTGTGATACCTGTCCGCGAGCTTACCACATGGTCTGCCTGGATCCAGATATGGAGAAGGCTCCTGAGGGCAAGTGGAGCTGCCCCCACTGT GAGAAGGAAGGCATCCAGTGGGAGGCTAAGGAGGACAattcagagggagaggagatcctgGAAGAGGTTGGGGGAGACCCTGAAGAAGAGGATGACCACCATATGGAATTCTGTCGGGTCTGCAAGGATGGTGGGGAGCTGCTCTGCTGTGACACTTGTCCTTCCTCCTACCACATCCACTGCCTGAACCCCCCGCTTCCAGAGATCCCCAATGGTGAATGGCTCTGTCCCCGTTGTACG tgtccAGCTCTTAAGGGCAAAGTTCAGAAGATCCTAATCTGGAAGTGGGGTCAGCCACCATCTCCCACACCGGTGCCTCGACCTCCAGATGCTGATCCCAATACTCCCTCTCCCAAGCCGTTGGAGGGGCGGCCAGAGCGGCAGTTCTTTGTGAAATGGCAAGGCATGTCTTATTGGCACTGCTCCTGGGTGTCTGAACTGCAG TTGGAGCTGCACTGTCAAGTGATGTTCCGCAACTATCAGCGGAAGAATGATATGGATGAGCCACCTTCTGGGGACTTTGGTGGTGATGAAGAGAAGAGCCGAAAGCGAAAGAACAAGGACCCTAAATTTGCAGAGATGGAGGAACGCTTCTATCGCTATGGGATAAAACCTGAGTGGATGATGATCCACCGAATTCTCAACCACAG TGTGGACAAGAAGGGCCATGTTCACTACTTGATCAAGTGGCGAGATTTGCCCTATGATCAGGCATCCTGGgagagtgaggatgtggagatacAGGACTATGACCTGTTCAAGCAGAGTTATTGGAATCACAG GGAGTTAATGAGGGGTGAGGAAGGACGACCAGGCAAGAAACTCAAGAAGGTGAAGCTAAGGAAGTTGGAGAGGCCTCCTGAAACTCCAACAGTCGAT CCAACAGTGAAGTATGAGCGACAGCCAGAGTACCTGGATGCTACAGGTGGAACCCTGCACCCCTATCAAATGGAGGGCTTGAATTGGTTGCGCTTCTCCTGGGCTCAGGGCACTGATACCATCTTGGCTGATGAGATGGGCCTTGGGAAGACTGTCCAGAcagcagtcttcctctattcccTCTACAAGGAG GGTCATTCCAAAGGCCCCTTCCTAGTGAGTGCCCCTCTTTCTACCATCATCAACTGGGAGCGGGAGTTTGAGATGTGGGCTCCAGATATGTATGTGGTGACCTATGTGGGAGACAAAGATAGCCGTGCCATCATCCGAGAGAATGAGTTCTCCTTTGAAGACAACGCCATTCGTGGTGGCAAGAAGGCCTCTCGCATGAAG AAAGAGGCATCTGTGAAATTCCATGTGCTGCTGACATCCTATGAGTTGATCACCATTGACATGGCTATCTTGGGGTCTATTGACTGGGCCTGCCTCATCGTGGATGAAGCCCATCGGCTTAAGAACAATCAGTCTAAG TTCTTCCGGGTCTTAAATGGTTACTCACTCCAGCACAAGCTGTTACTGACTGGGACTCCATTACAAAACAATCTAGAAGAGTTGTTTCATCTGCTCAACTTTCTCACCCCCGAGAGGTTCCA CAATTtggaaggtttcctggaggagtTTGCTGACATTGCCAAAGAGGACCAGATTAAAAAACTGCATGACATGCTAGGGCCTCACATGTTGCGGCGGCTCAAAGCTGATGTGTTCAAGAATATGCCATCCAAGACAGAGCTGATTGTGCGTGTGGAACTGAGCCCTATGCAGAA GAAATACTACAAGTACATCCTCACTCGAAATTTTGAGGCACTCAATGCTCGAGGTGGTGGCAACCAGGTCTCTCTGCTAAATGTGGTGATGGATCTTAAGAAGTGCTGCAATCACCCATATCTCTTCCCTGTAGCTGCAATG gaAGCCCCTAAGATGCCTAATGGCATGTATGATGGCAGTGCCCTAATCAGAGCATCTGGGAAATTATTGCTGCTACAGAAGATGCTCAAGAACCTTAAGGAGGGTGGGCACCGTGTACTCATCTTCTCCCAG ATGACCAAGATGCTGGACCTACTAGAGGATTTCTTGGAACATGAAGGTTATAAGTATGAACGTATTGATGGTGGAATCACTGGGAACATGCGTCAAGAGGCCATTGACCGCTTCAATG caccgGGTGCTCAGCAGTTCTGCTTCTTGCTTTCCACTCGAGCTGGGGGCCTTGGAATCAATCTGGCCACTGCTGACACAGTTATTATCTATGACTCTGACTGGAACCCCCATAATGACATCCAG GCCTTTAGCAGAGCTCACCGTATTGGGCAAAATAAGAAGGTGATGATCTATCGGTTTGTGACCCGTGCGTCAGTGGAGGAGCGCATCACGCAGGTGGCAAAGAAGAAGATGATGCTGACGCATCTAGTGGTTCGGCCTGGGCTGGGCTCCAAGACTGGATCCATGTCCAAACAGGAGCTTGACGACATCCTCAAATTTGGCACTGAGGAACTATTCAAGGACGAAGCTACAGATGGAG GAGGAGACAACAAAGAGGGAGAAGATAGTAGTGTTATCCACTATGATGATAAGGCCATTGAAAGACTGCTGGACCGTAACCAGGATGAGACTGAAGATACAGAATTGCAGGGCATGAATGAATATTTGAGCTCATTCAAAGTGGCCCAGTATGTGGTGCGGGAAGAAGAAATGGGG gaagaggaggtagAACGGGAAAtcataaaacaagaagaaagtgtGGATCCTGACTACTGGGAGAAATTGCTGCGGCACCATTATGAGCAGCAGCAAGAAGATCTGGCCCGAAATCTgggcaaaggaaaaagaatccGTAAACAGGTCAACTACAATGATGGCTCCCAGGAGGACCGAG atTGGCAGGACGACCAGTCCGACAACCAGTCCGATTATTCAGTGGCCTCAGAGGAAGGTGATGAAGACTTTGATGAACGTTCAGAAG CTCCCCGCAGGCCCAGTCGTAAGGGCCTGCGGAACGATAAAGATAAGCCATTGCCTCCTCTGTTGGCCCGTGTTGGTGGGAATATTGAA GTACTTGGTTTTAATGCTCGTCAGCGAAAAGCCTTTCTTAATGCAATTATGcgatatgggatgccacctcaggatGCTTTTACCACCCAGTGGCTTGTGAGAGATCTGCGAGGCAAATCAGAGAAAGAGTTCAA GGCTTACGTCTCTCTTTTTATGCGGCATTTATGTGAGCCGGGAGCAGATGGGGCTGAGACCTTTGCTGATGGTGTCCCCAGAGAAGGCCTGTCTCGCCAGCACGTTCTTACCAGGATTGGTGTTATGTCCTTGATTCGCAAGAAG GTTCAGGAGTTTGAACATGTTAATGGGCGCTGGAGCATGCCTGAACTTGCTGAagtagaggaaaacaaaaaaatgtccCAGCCCGGGTCACCTTCCCCCAAGACTCCTACACCCTCCACTCCAGGGGACACGCAACCCAATACTCCTGCACCTGCTCCACCTGCCG AGGATGggataaaaatagaggaaaatagcGTCAAAGAAGAGGAGAGtgcagaaggagaaaaggaggttAAATCTGCAGCCCCTGAGGCCACCGCTGAG tgtacacagccccctgcccctgcctcagaGGATGAAAAGGTCCTTGTTGAACCtcctgagggagaagagaaggtggaaaaggcagaGGTGAAGGAGAGAACAGACGAACCTATGGAGACAGAGCCCAAAG GTGTTGCTGATGTGGAAAAGGTGGAGGAGAAGTCAGCAATAGATCTCACCCCCATTGTGGTAGAGGACAAAG aagagaagaaagaagaagaagagaaaaaagaggtgaTGCTTCAGAATGGAGAGACTCCCAAGGACCTGAATGatgagaagcagaagaaaaatattaagcagCGTTTCATGTTCAACATCGCAGATGGTGGTTTTACTG AGTTGCATTCCCTTTGGCAGAATGAGGAGCGGGCAGCCACAGTCACCAAGAAGACTTACGAGATCTGGCATCGACGGCATGACTACTGGCTGCTGGCTGGCATCATAAA CCATGGCTATGCTCGGTGGCAGGACATCCAGAATGACCCACGTTATGCCATCCTCAATGAGCCTTTCAAGGGTGAAATGAACCGTGGCAATTTCTTAGAGATCAAGAATAAATTCCTAGCCCGAAGGTTCAAG CTCTTAGAACAAGCCCTGGTGATTGAGGAACAGCTGCGCCGGGCAGCTTACCTGAACATGTCAGAGGACCCCTCTCACCCTTCCATGGCCCTAAACACCCGCTTTGCTGAGGTGGAGTGTTTGGCGGAGAGTCATCAGCACCTGTCCAAGGAGTCAATGGCAGGAAACAAGCCAGCCAATGCAGTCCTGCACAAAGGTA TTCTGAAACAGCTAGAAGAGCTGCTGAGTGACATGAAAGCCGATGTGACTCGACTCCCAGCTACTATTGCCCGAATTCCCCCAGTTGCTGTGCGGCTACAGATGTCAGAGCGTAACATTCTCAGCCGCCTGGCAAATCGAGCACCTGAACCTACTCCACAGCAG GTAGCCCAGCAGCAGTGA